One Aphelocoma coerulescens isolate FSJ_1873_10779 chromosome 8, UR_Acoe_1.0, whole genome shotgun sequence genomic region harbors:
- the LOC138113720 gene encoding putative uncharacterized protein FLJ45035 — protein sequence MPLGFCSSACPVPPVRCRSCPVPPARCRLPGAACPVPPVRCRSCPVPPARCRLPGATCPVPPVRCRSCPVPPARCHLPGAACPVPPARCHLPGAACPVPPVRCRSCPVPPARCRLSGATCPVLPVRCHLPGAACPVPQLPRRGWP from the coding sequence ATGCCCTTGGGTTTCTGCTCCAGTGCATGCCCGGTGCCGCCTGTCCGGTGCCGCAGCTGTCCGGTGCCACCTGCCCGGTGCCGCCTGCCCGGTGCCGCCTGCCCGGTGCCGCCTGTCCGGTGCCGCAGCTGTCCGGTGCCACCTGCCCGGTGCCGCCTGCCCGGTGCCACCTGCCCGGTGCCGCCTGTCCGGTGCCGCAGCTGTCCGGTGCCACCTGCCCGGTGCCACTTGCCCGGTGCCGCCTGCCCGGTGCCACCTGCCCGGTGCCACCTGCCCGGTGCCGCCTGTCCGGTGCCGCCTGTCCGGTGCCGCAGCTGCCCGGTGCCGCCTGCCCGGTGCCGCCTGTCCGGTGCCACCTGCCCGGTGCTGCCTGTCCGGTGCCACCTGCCCGGTGCCGCCTGTCCGGTGCCGCAGCTGCCCCGGCGGGGCTGGCCCTGA